One Solanum pennellii chromosome 10, SPENNV200 genomic region harbors:
- the LOC107032478 gene encoding seed biotin-containing protein SBP65-like has translation MASEQVRRKDDNIFDEQHQIQIKKTRGPKRGSDTGAATSVKVQVGSGPGAIHVTNDSDKHSFEERPGGVKFEVHSQRHKGNDNVKELASHGQNVVQSARQPKDYAKNAALDKGDQTYAAATDTLSGAGQTAAQSAKKSKNTVLDKGQQAYAATIDALSNTGQTAAQSAKKAKDTAFVKGQQAYDATTDTLSSTGKTAAESAKKAKDTVLYKGQQGYGAATDTLSSAGQTAAQSAKKAKDYANDTVFDKGQQAYGATTDTLSTAGQNAAQSAKKAKDAVADKGQQAYGATTDTLSSAGQTAAQSAKKAKDTVLDKGQQAYGATTNTLSSAGQTAAQSAKKTKDKVLDKGQQAYAATKDTLSSAGQNAAQSAKKAKDTVLDKGQQAYAATTDTLSSAGQTTVQSTKNVTGYVGQKAVEAKDITLETGKGVLGYAGEVAEIVKDKAAVSGWGAAHYTAEKAAEATKAVVGVASNVAGYTEEKAVAAKNAVAGTGMNIVGYAENKLADAKDYVVSTEVSAAEYAARKKAEAERELEAKRSYDSKGETGSEFIRNDDFQEFESGGGEENMQKQGGGLLKAIGETIVEIGKTATDLIAGRGHGEK, from the exons ATGGCTTCAGAACAAGTAAGAAGAAAAGATGACAACATTTTTGATGAGCAACATCAAATCCAAATCAAGAAAACAAGAGGCCCCAAAAGGGGTAGTGACACTGGTGCTGCTACTTCTGTGAAAGTACAAGTTGGAAGTGGTCCTGGTGCAATTCATGTCACAAATGATTCTGATAAACATTCTTTTGAAGAGAGACCAGGAGGTGTCAAGTTTGAAGTACATAGCCAGAGACACAAGGGTAATGATAATGTCAAAGAATTGGCAAGTCATGGACAAAATGTAGTTCAATCAGCACGACAACCTAAAGATTATGCTAAAAACGCAGCACTTGACAAGGGTGATCAAACTTATGCTGCTGCCACAGACACCCTTTCAGGTGCTGGACAAACAGCAGCTCAATCAGCAAAGAAGTCTAAAAACACAGTTCTTGACAAGGGTCAACAAGCTTATGCTGCTACTATAGACGCCCTTTCAAACACAGGACAGACTGCAGCTCAATCAGCAAAGAAGGCTAAAGACACAGCTTTTGTGAAGGGCCAGCAAGCTTATGATGCAACTACTGATACCCTTTCAAGCACAGGAAAAACGGCAGCTGAATCAGCAAAAAAGGCTAAGGACACAGTTCTTTACAAGGGGCAGCAAGGTTATGGTGCTGCTACAGATACCCTCTCAAGTGCTGGACAAACTGCAGCTCAATCTGCAAAGAAGGCCAAAGATTATGCTAATGACACAGTTTTTGATAAGGGTCAGCAAGCTTATGGTGCTACTACAGATACCCTTTCAACTGCTGGACAAAATGCAGCTCAATCTGCAAAGAAGGCTAAGGACGCAGTTGCTGACAAGGGTCAGCAAGCTTATGGTGCCACTACAGATACCCTTTCAAGTGCTGGACAAACTGCAGCTCAATCTGCAAAGAAGGCTAAGGACACAGTTCTTGATAAGGGTCAGCAAGCTTATGGTGCCACTACAAATACCCTTTCAAGTGCTGGACAAACTGCAGCGCAATCTGCAAAGAAGACTAAGGACAAGGTTCTTGATAAGGGTCAGCAAGCTTATGCTGCAACTAAAGACACCCTTTCAAGTGCTGGACAAAATGCAGCTCAATCTGCAAAGAAGGCTAAGGACACAGTTCTTGATAAGGGTCAGCAAGCTTATGCTGCAACTACAGATACCCTTTCAAGTGCTGGACAAACAACAGTTCAATCAACAAAGAATGTAACAGGTTATGTTGGGCAGAAAGCAGTAGAAGCAAAAGACATCACATTAGAAACAGGAAAAGGAGTATTAGGATATGCAGGGGAAGTAGCCGAGATTGTGAAGGACAAAGCTGCAGTGTCTGGTTGGGGAGCTGCACATTATACAGCAGAGAAAGCTGCAGAGGCAACAAAAGCTGTGGTTGGTGTTGCTTCTAATGTTGCAGGGTACACCGAGGAAAAGGCGGTGGCCGCTAAGAATGCAGTTGCTGGCACTGGAATGAACATTGTCGGATATGCAGAGAACAAGTTGGCTGATGCAAAGGACTATGTGGTTTCAACTGAAGTAAGTGCAGCAGAGTATGCAGCTAGGAAGAAAGCTGAAGCTGAGAGGGAACTAGAAGCCAAAAGATCATATGACTCCAAG GGAGAAACTGGAAGTGAATTCATTAGAAATgatgattttcaagaatttGAATCAGGAGGAGGAGAGGAAAACATGCAGAAGCAGGGAGGAGGATTGTTGAAAGCAATTGGTGAAACTATAGTTGAAATAGGCAAGACAGCTACAGATCTTATTGCTGGACGTGGACATGGAGAAAAATAA
- the LOC107002381 gene encoding uncharacterized protein LOC107002381, with protein MAFSFKLNTSNPSFFTITNNSIHDPLLKIAAKRRILGFKLSASSSSSSSSSSSRSAEVFEEGQLERPRWSGPTPLSRLVGTLISIKPLFSILKLGARQVFISTAEKTNIPWTEMTKEILNSDVYKELESIENPAIVYPDYYLNPFHAYDEGNLSWLAAAEADAATMSMVRRAIPNASSLDEANQIVRGNWLDAIEKHHQQYSADFSIRDILDIGCSVGVSTGYLADRFPSAKVTGLDLSPYFLSVAQYKEKKRNQRKNPISWIHANGENTGLPSESFDLVSIPYVFHECPERAIRNIVKESFRLLRPGGTVAITDNSPKSKILQELPPVLFTLMKSTEPFLDEYYLTDLERVIKETGFANVQTVLTDPRHRTVTATVPY; from the exons ATGGCTTTCAGCTTCAAGCTTAACACTTCAAATCCCAGTTTCTTCACCATTACTAACAATTCAATCCATGACCCATTACTGAAAATTGCAGCAAAAAGACGAATTTTGGGTTTTAAACTctctgcttcttcttcttcttcttcgagtagtagtagtagtagaagtGCAGAGGTATTTGAAGAAGGACAACTTGAAAGACCTCGATGGTCAGGGCCAACTCCACTTTCACGTCTTGTTGGAACTCTTATTTCCATCAAACCTCTATTTTCTATACTCAAACTCGGTGCTAGACAGGTTTTCATAAG TACAGCTGAGAAAACTAATATTCCATGGACAGAAATGACAAAGGAGATACTGAATTCGGATGTTTACAAAGAGTTGGAGAGCATTGAGAATCCTGCTATTGTCTACCCTGATT ATTATCTCAATCCGTTCCACGCGTATGATGAGGGGAACCTGTCCTGGCTG GCTGCAGCTGAAGCAGACGCCGCAACTATGTCAATGGTGAGACGTGCAATTCCTAATGCATCTTCACTTGATGAAGCAAACCAGATAGTCCGCGGAAATTGGCTTGATGCAATAGAAAAACATCATCAGCAATATTCAGCAGATTTCTCAATCAGAGACATTCTTGACATTGGATGCTCGGTTGGTGTGAGCACTGGATACCTTGCAGACAGATTTCCTTCTGCTAAAGTGACT GGTTTGGACCTTTCACCTTATTTTCTTTCTGTtgctcaatataaagaaaagaaaagaaaccagAGAAAGAATCCTATCAGCTGGATACATGCAAACGGTGAAAACACTGGCTTGCCTTCCGAATCATTTGATCTCGTTTCAATTCCTTATGTG TTTCATGAATGTCCTGAAAGAGCAATAAGAAATATAGTGAAAGAGTCATTCCGTTTGCTTCGACCTGGAGGAACTGTTGCTATAACTGATAACTCG CCAAAGTCGAAGATTCTTCAG GAATTACCACCAGTGCTGTTTACATTGATGAAGAGCACAGAACCTTTTCTGGATGAATACTATCTGACTGATCTTGAAAGAGTGATCAAGGAAACTGGTTTTGCTAATGTACAAACTGTTCTCACTGATCCCAGACACAGAACTGTTACTGCCACTGTCCCTTACTAG
- the LOC107032265 gene encoding uncharacterized protein LOC107032265 gives MAYTIKFRPIIPSTIKFNIFSRHFQTISTAKSTTISSSCSIHYPELPNQWTGLHNWRHSSLNHHRFWGPNGPDNVPQSSNLIEESALLDSISSASSLAEMGAAVLSTSDPLLKSKLTHLGYCRWRQEGLPIGNFEPPVRPARPSKPQLVPPKEIPSPKHSGLSLNAYMLHNLAHVELNAIDLAWDTVVRFSPYSDLLGDGFFADFAHVADDESRHFAWCCQRLSELGVSYGDMPAHNLLWRECEKSSNNVAARLASIPLVQEARGLDAGPRLVQKLIGFGDHRTSKIVAKIADEEVAHVAVGVFWFVSVCEKMGRTPCTTFRDLLEEYNVEVKGPFNHLARNEAGLPREWYDPSSSVEDKQKKLSQVYDRLECIIAMEKDNSSLNSPHR, from the exons atgGCATATACTATCAAATTCAGACCCATAATTCCTTCAACAATAAAGTTCAATATCTTTTCTCGTCACTTCCAAACCATTTCCACTGCAAAAAGCACCACCATTTCTAGTAGTTGTAGTATTCATTACCCAGAATTACCAAATCAGTGGACGGGTCTGCACAATTGGAGACACAGTTCCCTTAACCATCACCGATTTTGGGGACCCAATGGACCTGATAATGTACCGCAATCCTCAAATTTGATTGAAGAATCAGCTTTATTGGATTCGATTTCGTCTGCTTCGTCACTTGCTGAAATGGGTGCTGCTGTTCTTTCTACCAGTGACCCTTTATTGAAATCCAAGCTTACCCATTTGGGTTATTGTAGGTGGCGTCAAGAAGGTCTCCCTATTGGGAATTTTGAACCCCCAGTTCGACCTGCTCGACCCTCCAAACCTCAACTG GTTCCACCCAAGGAAATTCCATCTCCTAAACACTCGGGCTTATCTCTCAATGCATATATGCTTCATAATCTTGCTCATGTGGAGTTAAATGCTATTGACTTGGCATGGGATACTGTTGTCCGTTTCTCACCGTACAGTGACCTTTTGGGTGATGGGTTCTTTGCTGATTTTGCTCATGTGGCTGATGATGAGAGTCGTCATTTTGCATGGTGTTGCCAGAGATTATCTGAGCTTGGAGTCAG CTACGGTGACATGCCCGCTCATAATTTGCTTTGGAGAGAGTGTGAGAAATCTTCAAACAATGTTGCTGCACGGCTGGCTTCAATTCCACTTGTCCAG GAGGCAAGAGGTCTTGATGCTGGACCTCGGCTGGTGCAAAAACTGATTGGTTTTGGAGACCATAGGACTTCCAAAATTGTGGCTAAAATTGCTGATGAAGAAGTTGCACACGTGGCTGTGGGCGTCTTCTGGTTCGTTTCGGTTTGTGAGAAAATGGGACGCACACCTTGCACCACTTTCAGAg ATTTACTAGAGGAGTATAACGTGGAGGTAAAAGGACCATTCAACCATTTGGCTAGAAATGAAGCTGGTCTTCCACGGGAATG GTATGACCCTTCTTCAAGTGTAGAAGATAAGCAAAAGAAGTTATCTCAG GTTTATGATCGACTGGAATGCATAATTGCTATGGAAAAGGACAACTCAAGTCTAAATAGTCCACATCGATGA
- the LOC107032477 gene encoding uncharacterized protein LOC107032477, which produces MCCGDSGCRPLAFLLSLPFALLSLLVSIIGVIVWIIGLILSCICPCCLCVTVLVELALELIKAPIHVMEWFTNQIPC; this is translated from the exons ATGTGCTGTGGAGATAGTGGTTGTAGGCCGTTGGCCTTTCTTCTAAGTCTCCCTTTTGCTCTCCTCTCTCTTCTCGTCTCTATCATCGGCGTTATCGTCTGGATCATCGG GTTGATATTGAGTTGCATATGTCCTTGTTGCCTTTGTGTAACTGTGTTGGTTGAATTGGCATTGGAGTTGATAAAAGCCCCAATTCATGTTATGGAGTGGTTCACTAATCAAATCCCTTGTTAA
- the LOC107002526 gene encoding transcription factor GTE4 isoform X2 codes for MMNGEDQGSEEQQNMTESKVYRRKSFKGLNSIGDGLQHSHSEILGSGQENSARINLTFKSKREMREIRRKLQSELDLVRSLVMKIEAKDVQKTGPGIDKDSGVRRVHSDVSKMGQHLESRPLNQLSVSVLENSHGVGENLEKEKRTPKVNQFYRNSEFLLAKDKIPPAESNKKSKSNAKKVSGPESGPGIELGKFSNQMLKNCRALLERLMKHKHGWVFNQPVDTEGLGLHDYFDIIKNPMDLGTVKSRLETNLYKSPKEYAEDVRLTFQNAMTYNPKGQDVYMMAEQLSKIFEEKWPSIEADYMSELRLSMDSEVSLQTPTSKKPPPLRPSGMRKTLDRSESTTRPVGSKTKSVTVSQSGRIPAPKKPKAKDPNKREMTYDEKQKLSTSLQNLPSEKLENVVQIIKKRNSSLCQQDDEIEVDIDSVDTETLWELDRFVIYYKKSLSKNKRKTELADQEKKETEQNVQEKNANPVVVEISKESKAEEKGTPSNLAQLENQGKNISQPGSSSTDSVSSSSDSDSESSSGGGSDAEHSPKS; via the exons ATGATGAATGGTGAAGATCAAGGATCGGAAGAGCAGCAGAATATGACTGAAAGCAAAGTGTACAGACGGAAGTCGTTTAAAGGGTTAAATAGCATAGGTGATGGCTTACAACATTCACATTCTGAAATCCTAG GTAGTGGTCAAGAAAACAGTGCTAGAATCAATTTGACGTTCAAGTCCAAGCGGGAGATGAGAGAGATAAGAAGAAAGCTACAGAGTGAATTGGACTTGGTTAGGAGTTTGGTGATGAAGATTGAGGCAAAAGATGTACAGAAGACTGGCCCTGGAATTGATAAGGATAGTGGGGTGCGACGGGTACATTCAGACGTGTCAAAAATGGGGCAACACCTTGAGTCCAGGCCTTTGAATCAGTTAAGTGTATCGGTTTTGGAGAACAGCCATGGTGTGGGTGAGAATTTGGAGAAAGAGAAGAGGACACCAAAGGTAAACCAATTTTATAGGAACTCAGAATTTCTCTTAGCTAAGGATAAGATTCCCCCAGCTGAAAGCAACAAGAAGTCGAAATCAAATGCAAAGAAAGTGAGTGGGCCAGAATCAGGACCTGGTATTGAGTTAGGGAAGTTCTCAAATCAAATGCTAAAGAATTGTCGTGCTTTGCTTGAAAGATTGATGAAGCACAAGCATGGTTGGGTGTTTAACCAGCCTGTTGATACAGAAGGTCTTGGTTTACATGACTATTTTGACATTATTAAGAATCCAATGGACCTGGGAACTGTGAAGTCCAGGCTTGAGACAAATCTGTACAAGTCTCCTAAAGAATATGCTGAGGATGTGAGACTAACATTTCAAAATGCCATGACGTATAACCCAAAGGGCCAAGATGTTTATATGATGGCTGAGCAACTTTCCAAGATATTTGAGGAGAAGTGGCCCTCTATAGAGGCTGATTATATGAGCGAGTTGAGATTGTCAATGGACTCTGAGGTGAGTTTGCAGACTCCTACATCTAAGAAACCTCCACCATTGCGGCCTTCTGGAATGAGGAAGACTTTAGACAGGTCAGAATCAACGACCAGACCTGTTGGTTCTAAGACTAAATCTGTCACAGTCTCCCAATCTGGAAGGATCCCTGCACCAAAGAAGCCGAAAGCAAAGGATCCCAATAAAAGGGAGATGACATATGATGAGAAGCAAAAGCTTAGCACAAGCCTACAGAATTTGCCATCTGAAAAGCTTGAAAATGTTGTACAGATCATCAAAAAGAGGAATTCATCTCTTTGCCAACAGGATGATGAGATTGAAGTGGATATTGACAGTGTTGATACTGAGACCCTATGGGAGCTCGACCGGTTTGTTATCTATTACAAAAAGAGCTTGAgcaagaacaaaagaaaaactgAACTTGCAGatcaagaaaaaaaggaaactGAACAGAATGTTCAGGAGAAG AATGCTAACCCAGTTGTGGtagaaatttcaaaagaaagCAAAGCAG AAGAGAAAGGTACTCCCTCCAATCTTGCTCAACTAGAAAATCAGGGGAAAAATATTAGTCAACCAGGCAGCTCTAGCACTGACTCGGTGTCATCATCAAGTG ATTCTGATAGTGAAAGTTCCTCAGGAGGTGGATCTGATGCAGAACATTCACCAAAAAGTTGA
- the LOC107001843 gene encoding protein trichome birefringence-like 39, translating to MGFLLLSLFLIFFVRINNYVNATNNYSIDAISNIGCNIFVGKWVFDSSYPMYDFSKCPFIDNEFNCQKYKRPDNLYLKYRWQPSSCNLPRFNGLVFLEKYKGKNIMFVGDSLSLNMWESLGCMIHSSLPNAKTSLTKKNGIAEIAFLDYGVRLSMYRTPYLVDMVKEKIGTVLKLDSITDGKAWMGMDVLIFNSWHWWTHTGSSQPWDYIQYRGKIVKDMDRLVAFSKGMTTWARWVDKNIDSSKTKVFFQGISPTHYKGKDWNEPSKSCKGQTQPFFGTNYPAGTPKEANVVNKVIKNIKNKVYLLDITTLSQYRKDGHPGYYSDIHGSDCSHWCLPGLPDTWNLLLYTILIG from the exons ATGGGATTTTTGTTACTCTCTCTATTCTTGATATTTTTTgtaagaataaataattatgtgaATGCTACTAATAATTATTCTATAGATGCAATTAGCAATATTGGGTGCAATATTTTTGTTGGAAAATGGGTTTTTGATTCTTCATATCCTATGTATGATTTCTCAAAATGTCCATTTATTGATAATGAATTTAATTGCCAGAAGTACAAGAGGCCTGATAATTTGTACCTCAAATATAGATGGCAACCTTCCTCTTGCAACCTCCCAAG GTTCAATGGTTTGGTTTTCTTGGAAAAATACAAGGGGAAGAATATAATGTTTGTGGGTGACTCATTAAGTTTGAATATGTGGGAGTCATTGGGTTGCATGATTCACTCTTCATTGCCAAATGCTAAAACTTCACTCACAAAGAAAAATGGAATTGCTGAAATTGCATTCTTG GACTATGGAGTTAGATTGTCAATGTATCGTACTCCATACTTGGTGGACATGGTCAAAGAAAAAATTGGCACTGTTTTGAAGTTGGATTCTATTACTGATGGCAAGGCTTGGATGGGAATGGATGTATTGATATTCAATTCATGGCATTGGTGGACTCACACTGGAAGCTCTCAACC GTGGGATTACATCCAATATAGGGGCAAAATTGTCAAAGATATGGACCGTTTGGTTGCTTTTTCTAAAGGAATGACCACTTGGGCTAGATGGGTCGATAAAAATATCGACTCATCTAAAACTAAAGTCTTCTTTCAAGGAATTTCACCCACTCATTATAA GGGCAAGGATTGGAATGAAccatcaaaatcatgcaaagGACAAACACAACCATTTTTTGGCACAAATTATCCAGCAGGGACACCAAAAGAAGCAAATGTGGTCAACAAAGTAatcaaaaacattaaaaacaaaGTTTATTTATTGGATATTACAACTCTTTCACAATATAGAAAAGATGGACATCCAGGATATTATAGTGATATACATGGATCAGATTGTAGCCATTGGTGTCTACCTGGTTTGCCTGATACTTGGAACCTACTTCtttatacaattcttattggTTGA
- the LOC107002526 gene encoding transcription factor GTE4 isoform X1, with protein sequence MMNGEDQGSEEQQNMTESKVYRRKSFKGLNSIGDGLQHSHSEILGMEDVNSSRKIVGLRLEAASEGSSSLNRALTLENTGIFAGSGQENSARINLTFKSKREMREIRRKLQSELDLVRSLVMKIEAKDVQKTGPGIDKDSGVRRVHSDVSKMGQHLESRPLNQLSVSVLENSHGVGENLEKEKRTPKVNQFYRNSEFLLAKDKIPPAESNKKSKSNAKKVSGPESGPGIELGKFSNQMLKNCRALLERLMKHKHGWVFNQPVDTEGLGLHDYFDIIKNPMDLGTVKSRLETNLYKSPKEYAEDVRLTFQNAMTYNPKGQDVYMMAEQLSKIFEEKWPSIEADYMSELRLSMDSEVSLQTPTSKKPPPLRPSGMRKTLDRSESTTRPVGSKTKSVTVSQSGRIPAPKKPKAKDPNKREMTYDEKQKLSTSLQNLPSEKLENVVQIIKKRNSSLCQQDDEIEVDIDSVDTETLWELDRFVIYYKKSLSKNKRKTELADQEKKETEQNVQEKNANPVVVEISKESKAEEKGTPSNLAQLENQGKNISQPGSSSTDSVSSSSDSDSESSSGGGSDAEHSPKS encoded by the exons ATGATGAATGGTGAAGATCAAGGATCGGAAGAGCAGCAGAATATGACTGAAAGCAAAGTGTACAGACGGAAGTCGTTTAAAGGGTTAAATAGCATAGGTGATGGCTTACAACATTCACATTCTGAAATCCTAGGTATGGAAGACGTCAATTCATCTCGAAAAATAGTTGGTTTGCGCTTAGAAGCGGCTTCAGAAGGTTCTTCAAGTCTGAATCGTGCACTAACATTGGAGAATACTGGAATATTCGCAGGTAGTGGTCAAGAAAACAGTGCTAGAATCAATTTGACGTTCAAGTCCAAGCGGGAGATGAGAGAGATAAGAAGAAAGCTACAGAGTGAATTGGACTTGGTTAGGAGTTTGGTGATGAAGATTGAGGCAAAAGATGTACAGAAGACTGGCCCTGGAATTGATAAGGATAGTGGGGTGCGACGGGTACATTCAGACGTGTCAAAAATGGGGCAACACCTTGAGTCCAGGCCTTTGAATCAGTTAAGTGTATCGGTTTTGGAGAACAGCCATGGTGTGGGTGAGAATTTGGAGAAAGAGAAGAGGACACCAAAGGTAAACCAATTTTATAGGAACTCAGAATTTCTCTTAGCTAAGGATAAGATTCCCCCAGCTGAAAGCAACAAGAAGTCGAAATCAAATGCAAAGAAAGTGAGTGGGCCAGAATCAGGACCTGGTATTGAGTTAGGGAAGTTCTCAAATCAAATGCTAAAGAATTGTCGTGCTTTGCTTGAAAGATTGATGAAGCACAAGCATGGTTGGGTGTTTAACCAGCCTGTTGATACAGAAGGTCTTGGTTTACATGACTATTTTGACATTATTAAGAATCCAATGGACCTGGGAACTGTGAAGTCCAGGCTTGAGACAAATCTGTACAAGTCTCCTAAAGAATATGCTGAGGATGTGAGACTAACATTTCAAAATGCCATGACGTATAACCCAAAGGGCCAAGATGTTTATATGATGGCTGAGCAACTTTCCAAGATATTTGAGGAGAAGTGGCCCTCTATAGAGGCTGATTATATGAGCGAGTTGAGATTGTCAATGGACTCTGAGGTGAGTTTGCAGACTCCTACATCTAAGAAACCTCCACCATTGCGGCCTTCTGGAATGAGGAAGACTTTAGACAGGTCAGAATCAACGACCAGACCTGTTGGTTCTAAGACTAAATCTGTCACAGTCTCCCAATCTGGAAGGATCCCTGCACCAAAGAAGCCGAAAGCAAAGGATCCCAATAAAAGGGAGATGACATATGATGAGAAGCAAAAGCTTAGCACAAGCCTACAGAATTTGCCATCTGAAAAGCTTGAAAATGTTGTACAGATCATCAAAAAGAGGAATTCATCTCTTTGCCAACAGGATGATGAGATTGAAGTGGATATTGACAGTGTTGATACTGAGACCCTATGGGAGCTCGACCGGTTTGTTATCTATTACAAAAAGAGCTTGAgcaagaacaaaagaaaaactgAACTTGCAGatcaagaaaaaaaggaaactGAACAGAATGTTCAGGAGAAG AATGCTAACCCAGTTGTGGtagaaatttcaaaagaaagCAAAGCAG AAGAGAAAGGTACTCCCTCCAATCTTGCTCAACTAGAAAATCAGGGGAAAAATATTAGTCAACCAGGCAGCTCTAGCACTGACTCGGTGTCATCATCAAGTG ATTCTGATAGTGAAAGTTCCTCAGGAGGTGGATCTGATGCAGAACATTCACCAAAAAGTTGA